A window of the Brumimicrobium sp. genome harbors these coding sequences:
- a CDS encoding SCO family protein, whose protein sequence is MRRNRFHNALGTFILAFILLYSCTETPKVRTKNDLPKYGAFDIVTLATDSFKVGDTIFHTVEEWSYLNQDSIWINSEDLKGKIWLADFIFTHCPSVCSPMTERMKEINQELTSLSDKIEFLSFSIDPKRDSVARLKEYIQEHSITAKNWQFLTGDQEETNQMAFNSFLVFANEDSKSPGGFAHSPNFILVDENRHVRGVYNGLNETGRKQLIADIKLLLEVQGSSK, encoded by the coding sequence ATGAGAAGAAATAGATTTCATAATGCCTTAGGTACATTCATTCTAGCATTCATTCTTTTATATAGTTGTACAGAAACCCCTAAAGTTCGTACTAAAAATGATTTGCCTAAATATGGAGCATTCGACATTGTAACATTAGCAACTGATTCATTTAAAGTAGGGGATACTATTTTTCATACGGTAGAAGAATGGTCGTATCTTAACCAAGACTCCATTTGGATAAACTCTGAAGATCTAAAAGGAAAAATTTGGCTAGCAGATTTTATTTTTACCCATTGCCCTTCTGTCTGTTCACCCATGACGGAACGTATGAAAGAAATTAATCAAGAACTAACTTCTTTATCAGATAAAATTGAATTCCTTTCTTTTAGTATAGATCCCAAAAGAGATTCTGTAGCACGTTTAAAAGAATATATCCAAGAACACAGTATTACAGCAAAAAACTGGCAGTTTTTAACGGGAGACCAAGAGGAAACTAATCAGATGGCATTTAATAGCTTCTTAGTTTTTGCCAATGAGGATAGCAAATCTCCTGGTGGATTTGCACATAGCCCAAATTTCATATTAGTGGATGAGAATAGACATGTGAGAGGAGTTTATAACGGTTTAAATGAGACTGGAAGAAAACAGTTGATTGCAGATATTAAACTCTTACTCGAAGTTCAAGGTTCTTCCAAATAG
- a CDS encoding cytochrome C oxidase subunit IV family protein encodes MSAERDDIIEYSLYNHHTEEEGKIKRKKIWMVTAILTVVTAIEVACGMYVGQGSSIWPTVKVLFIALTVVKAYFIVMTFMHLGDEVKIFRQTVLYIYLIFIIYLVVLCLIEGTAVGEKMNFMNF; translated from the coding sequence ATGTCAGCAGAAAGAGACGATATTATAGAATATTCCTTATATAATCACCATACTGAGGAAGAAGGAAAGATTAAACGTAAAAAAATATGGATGGTAACTGCCATCTTAACTGTAGTAACTGCTATTGAAGTTGCTTGTGGTATGTACGTTGGTCAAGGAAGTAGCATTTGGCCAACTGTAAAAGTTCTTTTCATTGCGCTTACAGTAGTTAAAGCATATTTTATTGTAATGACTTTTATGCACCTAGGTGATGAGGTAAAGATATTTAGACAAACTGTCCTTTATATATATCTTATCTTTATAATTTATTTAGTTGTTTTATGCCTAATTGAAGGTACTGCCGTAGGTGAGAAAATGAACTTTATGAATTTCTAA
- a CDS encoding gliding motility-associated C-terminal domain-containing protein, which translates to MFKSIQNLFTSISLVCLFASSIFAHVNVTSKYYFDEYELVTPNGAGIISGPPAICVGETAQLITNGDNGGSWISLNPAVASIDNTGKVTGLTAGSATIQYVIGGDIASFSLTVKPRPDSPEVTNYIQSLCTPAKISDLEPSAANIYWYSSVTNVIPLPLNSNLISGEKYYVSQVVNGCESKRDSAIAVVHSAPTLSVIKENPVCHGESTGEIFVAASGNMPMTYVWSPNVSDSSTAQNLPVGTYSVTVIDNNSCSQNIVVNITEPSELMVSTSTTPANCNQSNGTATVNATGGGGSYTYVWIPTNLTSPTIIGLSGGSYDVTVTDDKGCSKTVTALVASEDTPVVTITSSQDVTCHGANDGSANISVTGGMPAYTYEWLPSLITTANVNNFSPGIHTITVTDNNGCKGSASVTISQPDQLQSHPVVISSVCGTISGSIELNVTGGTPNYTYQWNPNISNTATIGPIGGGDYHVIIKDAKNCILDTIIAVSVIGSFSTEISATPNEINISDIPVTTPLLSVETDTNFNVVSYQWFPTDGLSCTDCPNPIASPDHSTQYILVVTASDGCKGTDTIQINLVETCREIFVPNIFSPNRDGENDEFQVFGSCISKFELNIFDRWGMMIFQSFDQDNHWDGKVNGSDVNTGTYAYQVRIITTYGEEIEKSGTFTLVR; encoded by the coding sequence ATGTTTAAATCAATACAAAACCTTTTCACTTCTATATCTCTCGTATGCTTATTTGCAAGTTCCATTTTTGCTCATGTGAATGTGACTTCTAAGTATTATTTCGATGAATATGAATTAGTAACTCCTAATGGTGCGGGAATCATTTCGGGTCCTCCAGCAATTTGTGTTGGCGAAACGGCACAACTTATAACAAATGGTGATAACGGAGGAAGTTGGATTTCATTAAATCCTGCCGTTGCTAGTATTGATAATACAGGAAAAGTTACAGGTTTAACCGCAGGGTCAGCCACTATCCAATATGTAATTGGAGGAGATATAGCTTCTTTTTCATTAACAGTAAAACCTCGACCTGATTCACCAGAAGTAACTAATTATATTCAATCTTTATGTACTCCTGCAAAAATTAGTGACTTAGAACCTTCTGCGGCAAATATTTATTGGTATTCTTCTGTAACGAATGTAATTCCACTTCCTCTAAATTCTAATCTAATTAGTGGAGAAAAATATTATGTATCTCAAGTGGTAAATGGATGTGAGAGTAAAAGAGATTCAGCCATTGCAGTTGTTCATTCAGCACCAACACTTTCTGTCATAAAAGAAAATCCTGTATGCCATGGCGAGTCAACTGGCGAAATATTCGTTGCTGCTTCTGGAAATATGCCTATGACCTATGTTTGGAGTCCCAATGTGAGTGATAGTTCTACCGCTCAAAACCTGCCTGTGGGAACGTATTCAGTAACAGTTATTGATAATAATAGTTGTTCACAGAACATAGTAGTTAATATTACTGAACCAAGCGAATTAATGGTAAGTACTTCCACCACTCCAGCAAATTGCAACCAAAGTAATGGAACAGCCACTGTTAACGCTACAGGTGGAGGAGGTAGCTATACTTATGTGTGGATACCTACAAATCTCACTTCTCCAACAATTATTGGATTAAGTGGAGGTTCTTATGATGTTACTGTAACAGATGATAAAGGATGTAGCAAAACTGTTACTGCGCTAGTAGCTAGTGAAGATACACCGGTTGTTACAATTACTAGCTCTCAAGATGTAACTTGTCATGGAGCAAACGATGGTTCAGCAAATATTAGTGTGACAGGTGGTATGCCTGCATATACGTATGAATGGTTACCAAGTCTCATAACTACAGCTAATGTGAATAATTTTTCTCCGGGGATTCATACAATTACCGTAACTGACAACAATGGATGTAAAGGAAGTGCTTCAGTAACTATTTCACAACCTGATCAATTACAATCACATCCAGTGGTTATCTCCTCGGTATGTGGAACAATCAGTGGTTCGATAGAACTAAATGTAACTGGAGGAACACCAAATTATACCTATCAATGGAATCCAAATATTTCAAATACAGCTACGATAGGCCCAATTGGAGGTGGAGATTATCATGTAATTATTAAGGATGCTAAAAATTGTATTTTGGATACGATTATCGCTGTTTCGGTAATCGGAAGCTTTAGTACAGAAATATCAGCAACGCCAAATGAGATTAATATTAGTGATATTCCTGTTACTACTCCATTACTTTCTGTTGAAACTGATACCAATTTTAATGTGGTTTCATACCAATGGTTTCCAACAGATGGACTTTCATGTACGGATTGTCCTAATCCAATAGCAAGCCCCGATCATTCAACTCAATATATTTTGGTTGTAACTGCGAGTGATGGATGTAAGGGAACTGACACTATTCAAATTAATTTGGTAGAAACTTGTCGTGAAATATTTGTTCCTAATATTTTTAGTCCTAATAGAGATGGTGAAAATGATGAATTCCAAGTATTTGGTAGTTGTATTTCTAAATTTGAATTGAATATATTTGATCGTTGGGGGATGATGATTTTCCAATCATTTGACCAAGATAATCATTGGGATGGGAAGGTGAACGGTTCGGATGTAAATACAGGTACTTATGCTTATCAAGTCCGTATTATTACAACGTATGGAGAAGAAATTGAGAAATCAGGCACATTCACATTAGTACGTTAA
- a CDS encoding PorP/SprF family type IX secretion system membrane protein: protein MKFIYIIIVLFILCGSNILAQDPHFSAMDYSSQNLSPALVGAKYDVQANINYRNQWSSFSKPFQTVGAAVDARINPKGTKNKGYFAAGINFLSDKAGENNFETNNFGITLGYHIKLADEHILGVGLQFGYGERNFGFGTGQWGNQYNGYAYDSNLPSGESFARSHFGYFDMGSGLSYIFRKEASHDAHHNGFLLNIGFAAYHNNTPAISFMDSKIDPLYTRWVGFLNAEVGLGKSNMALEPLIIIQAQGPFVQTFVGTSFRFYFGDDYSFYNVPSFALGIFYRDLDAMVTRMSVRYKGAEIGAAYDINMLSSLKRSSKSQGAFEIFVRYVLNYKKPSSQKYDD, encoded by the coding sequence ATGAAATTTATATATATAATCATAGTGTTATTTATTTTGTGCGGTAGTAATATCCTAGCTCAGGATCCGCACTTCTCTGCCATGGATTATTCATCGCAGAATTTAAGTCCTGCCTTGGTCGGCGCTAAATATGATGTGCAAGCAAATATAAACTACAGAAACCAATGGAGTTCTTTTTCTAAACCATTTCAAACTGTAGGAGCTGCCGTAGATGCTAGAATTAATCCGAAAGGAACTAAGAATAAAGGATATTTTGCTGCAGGTATAAATTTTCTGAGCGATAAGGCAGGTGAAAATAATTTTGAAACTAATAATTTCGGTATAACTTTAGGATACCATATTAAACTAGCAGACGAACATATTCTTGGCGTTGGATTACAGTTTGGTTATGGAGAAAGAAACTTTGGATTTGGAACAGGTCAATGGGGAAACCAATATAATGGATATGCTTATGACTCCAATTTACCAAGTGGAGAATCATTTGCAAGAAGCCATTTTGGGTACTTTGATATGGGTTCTGGGCTCTCATATATTTTCCGAAAAGAGGCTTCTCATGATGCGCATCATAATGGATTCTTATTGAATATCGGATTTGCTGCATATCATAATAATACCCCGGCTATCTCTTTTATGGATAGTAAAATTGATCCTTTGTACACTCGTTGGGTTGGTTTTTTGAATGCAGAAGTTGGATTAGGGAAATCTAATATGGCCTTAGAACCTTTAATCATTATTCAAGCACAAGGACCATTTGTTCAAACATTTGTGGGAACTAGTTTTAGATTCTATTTCGGGGATGATTATAGCTTCTATAATGTACCTTCTTTTGCACTAGGTATATTTTACCGTGATTTAGACGCAATGGTGACTCGAATGTCTGTCCGTTATAAAGGAGCGGAAATTGGGGCAGCTTATGATATCAATATGTTATCTTCTTTAAAACGGTCGTCTAAGTCTCAAGGAGCATTTGAGATCTTTGTACGCTATGTTTTGAATTATAAAAAACCATCCTCACAAAAGTACGACGATTAG
- the aspS gene encoding aspartate--tRNA ligase, translated as MFRTHTCGELRLADAGKEVTLSGWVQRSREMGGMTFIDLRDRYGITQLAFNDTINAELNENARKLGREFVIQVKGKVIERSSKNKQIDTGEIEIEVAVLTILNTAKTPPFTVVDETDGGEELRMKYRYIDIRRNPVIEKLKLRNKVALETRKYLDSVGFMDVETPYLIKSTPEGARDFVVPSRMNPGEFYALPQSPQTFKQLLMVSGIDRYYQIVKCFRDEDLRADRQPEFTQIDCEMSFIEQEDVLNTFEGMIKHLFKACIGVEFDGDFPRMTYQDAMRLYGSDKPDLRFGMEFKEFNSLAKNKGFKVFDDAETVLGIVVPNCAEYSRKQLDELTLWVQRPQIGAKGLVYVKYNADGTFKSSVDKFYTQEELKSWADFAEAKEGDLLLILSGNDDKTRNQLNNLRLHMGSQLGLRDPKVFKPVWILDFPLLEWDEEAGRYMAMHHPFTSPKVEDIALIDTDPGKVRANAYDLAMNGVELGGGSIRIHDRKVQEKMFDLLGFTPEEARRQFGFLMEAFEYGAPPHGGLAFGLDRLTATMGGSDSIRDYIAFPKNNAGKDVMIDAPATIDNAQLIELGLKVDIQR; from the coding sequence ATGTTTAGAACGCATACATGTGGGGAATTAAGATTAGCAGATGCAGGAAAAGAAGTAACACTCAGCGGTTGGGTACAACGTTCCCGAGAAATGGGAGGAATGACCTTTATTGATTTACGTGATCGCTATGGTATTACTCAATTAGCCTTTAATGATACGATTAACGCAGAACTTAATGAGAATGCACGAAAATTAGGAAGAGAATTTGTCATTCAGGTAAAAGGGAAAGTAATTGAGCGCTCCAGCAAGAACAAACAAATTGATACCGGAGAAATTGAAATCGAGGTTGCTGTTTTAACTATTTTGAATACGGCTAAAACTCCTCCATTCACTGTTGTGGATGAAACCGATGGGGGTGAAGAATTACGTATGAAATATCGTTATATCGACATACGACGAAACCCAGTTATAGAAAAATTAAAACTTCGCAATAAAGTAGCTTTAGAAACTCGGAAATATTTGGATAGTGTTGGATTTATGGATGTTGAGACACCTTACTTGATTAAGTCAACTCCTGAGGGAGCAAGAGATTTTGTGGTGCCAAGCCGAATGAATCCAGGAGAATTTTATGCTTTACCGCAATCTCCACAAACTTTCAAACAATTATTGATGGTTTCGGGAATAGATAGATATTATCAAATTGTGAAATGTTTCCGAGATGAGGATTTAAGAGCCGATAGACAACCTGAATTTACGCAGATTGACTGCGAAATGTCCTTTATAGAACAAGAAGATGTTTTAAATACATTTGAGGGTATGATAAAACATCTCTTTAAAGCTTGTATTGGGGTAGAGTTTGATGGAGATTTTCCTCGCATGACTTACCAAGATGCAATGCGTTTATATGGTTCTGATAAACCAGATTTACGTTTTGGAATGGAGTTTAAAGAGTTTAATTCTTTAGCTAAAAATAAAGGATTTAAGGTGTTTGATGATGCAGAAACTGTATTAGGAATAGTTGTCCCCAATTGTGCAGAATATTCTAGAAAGCAGTTGGATGAATTAACTCTTTGGGTACAAAGACCTCAAATTGGAGCCAAGGGGTTAGTATATGTAAAATATAATGCAGATGGCACTTTTAAAAGTTCTGTAGATAAATTTTATACGCAAGAAGAGCTAAAATCTTGGGCTGATTTTGCTGAAGCTAAAGAAGGAGATTTACTTTTGATTTTGAGTGGTAACGATGATAAAACACGCAACCAACTCAATAATTTACGTTTACACATGGGAAGTCAATTAGGATTACGAGATCCAAAGGTATTTAAGCCAGTTTGGATATTGGATTTCCCTCTATTAGAATGGGATGAGGAAGCAGGAAGATATATGGCAATGCATCATCCATTTACCTCTCCGAAAGTTGAAGATATTGCACTTATTGATACAGATCCAGGGAAAGTAAGAGCTAATGCTTATGATTTAGCTATGAATGGTGTAGAGTTAGGTGGGGGGTCTATTCGTATCCACGACAGAAAAGTGCAAGAAAAAATGTTTGATTTACTAGGATTTACCCCAGAAGAAGCTAGAAGACAGTTTGGTTTCTTGATGGAAGCCTTTGAATATGGTGCGCCTCCTCATGGAGGATTGGCTTTTGGTTTAGACCGATTAACAGCCACAATGGGTGGTTCTGATTCTATTAGAGATTATATTGCATTCCCGAAAAACAATGCCGGAAAAGATGTTATGATAGATGCTCCAGCGACAATAGATAATGCTCAGCTAATAGAATTAGGGTTAAAAGTGGACATTCAGAGATAA
- the cyoE gene encoding heme o synthase produces MNIGDKIKDYGSISKFRLSFSVIISAWAGYLFMGGGSFLDTIYLLVGGILVTGSSNASNQIWERNLDAKMSRTSHRPIASGKMSVKEAVITIAVALTIGFWMLYQLNFNAMILGMIAYTSYTFVYTPSKRVTPWAVVIGAFPGAIPPMIGVVAADPEGRFTAIAGALFFVQFVWQLPHFWAIAWVAHDDYQKAGFFLLPSRTGRSKTSAFRIALSCLILIPFSLFPWAMDIEGLGLFTLMMASIFGLIFFLYSYKLYLTLEIKDAKVLMFASFFYLPLVQFTYVIDKFLFH; encoded by the coding sequence ATGAATATAGGAGATAAGATAAAAGACTACGGAAGCATTTCTAAATTTAGATTATCCTTTTCGGTGATTATCTCTGCATGGGCGGGATATCTATTTATGGGGGGAGGAAGTTTCTTAGATACTATCTATTTACTAGTTGGAGGTATACTTGTAACGGGTTCAAGCAATGCTTCCAACCAAATATGGGAGAGAAACTTGGACGCTAAGATGAGTAGAACCTCTCATCGCCCAATAGCAAGTGGAAAAATGAGTGTTAAGGAAGCAGTTATTACAATTGCTGTTGCATTAACTATCGGGTTTTGGATGCTGTATCAACTTAATTTTAATGCTATGATTCTTGGAATGATAGCATACACTTCTTACACCTTTGTTTACACGCCTTCTAAAAGAGTAACTCCTTGGGCTGTTGTAATAGGTGCATTTCCAGGAGCTATTCCACCAATGATTGGTGTGGTAGCAGCTGATCCTGAAGGTCGGTTTACAGCTATTGCAGGTGCATTATTCTTCGTACAGTTTGTATGGCAATTACCTCATTTTTGGGCAATTGCATGGGTAGCTCACGATGATTATCAGAAAGCAGGATTTTTCTTATTACCTTCCCGTACAGGGCGTTCTAAAACTTCTGCTTTTAGAATTGCATTATCTTGCCTTATCCTAATTCCTTTCTCTCTCTTCCCTTGGGCAATGGATATTGAAGGTTTGGGATTGTTTACGCTAATGATGGCATCCATTTTTGGTTTAATTTTCTTCCTATATTCTTATAAATTATATTTAACTTTGGAAATTAAAGATGCTAAAGTGTTAATGTTTGCTTCTTTTTTCTATTTACCATTAGTTCAATTTACGTATGTAATTGATAAATTCTTATTCCATTAA
- a CDS encoding SCO family protein, producing the protein MEKKENKGGKKKSILMILLAFGPAILLFLVSLGKCSNNYQQLPVFSEIPSYKFIGANGKEITEKTQAGYITIFTTIQVSCPTSCAIDLFKFNMGLYQEYRKDQKEFKDVKILSIVTDEQGNPVDNIDEIIYTLSDMVVGYDSTIWNLVTGDPAQVYNVENDKGVNLYMQENQEAFAQKPYLSVLLLADKKNQLRYVGLGNQEGYIRDFKQHIALLRQEYKKQNEKK; encoded by the coding sequence TTGGAAAAAAAAGAAAATAAAGGAGGAAAGAAAAAATCCATTTTAATGATATTGCTGGCTTTTGGGCCAGCAATTTTATTATTTCTTGTCTCTTTGGGAAAGTGCTCTAATAATTATCAGCAACTACCTGTTTTTAGTGAAATTCCTTCGTATAAGTTTATCGGAGCTAATGGTAAAGAAATAACAGAAAAAACTCAAGCAGGATATATTACGATATTTACAACGATCCAAGTTTCTTGCCCTACTTCTTGTGCAATTGATTTGTTTAAATTTAATATGGGATTATACCAAGAATACAGAAAAGATCAAAAAGAATTTAAAGATGTTAAGATACTCTCCATTGTTACAGATGAACAGGGAAATCCAGTAGATAATATCGATGAGATTATATATACTTTGAGTGATATGGTTGTTGGTTATGACTCCACTATCTGGAATTTAGTAACTGGAGATCCTGCTCAGGTATATAACGTTGAAAACGATAAGGGTGTAAATCTTTACATGCAGGAAAATCAGGAGGCTTTTGCTCAAAAACCTTATTTAAGTGTACTTTTACTAGCTGATAAGAAAAATCAATTACGTTATGTTGGATTAGGTAATCAAGAAGGCTATATTCGTGACTTCAAACAGCACATTGCTTTGTTGAGACAGGAATATAAAAAACAAAATGAGAAGAAATAG
- a CDS encoding cytochrome c oxidase subunit 3, translating to MTETSNEMKPSISLDGKSSPFGVGYGKIMMWFFLVSDALTFGGFLTGLGFVRHSYPFVWPIGEETFERLPFLDGIYPLYYVAFMTFVLIISSVTMVLAVEAGHRMSRKGVTRWLLATIIGGIIFVGSQAWEWSHFIHGTEFGRVTLSDGAEANVKGEFGAIQNFQVITAGKSYQNGEIITNENISRADKDLMHAFQHAAEHRKLAGTASGLTITLHDGTVAKVNKAADTDLQLLIKVPGKDHAMSVPADKSTWLNESNNSVDLYYEALTNGRVVYGANLKGNEYGPQTYSQLFFFITGFHGFHVSIGIIILIIIFINVLKGTYERRGHYEMIEKGGLYWHFVDLVWVFVFTFFYLI from the coding sequence ATGACTGAAACTTCTAATGAAATGAAACCTTCTATTAGTTTAGATGGGAAATCATCTCCATTTGGCGTAGGCTATGGAAAAATTATGATGTGGTTTTTTCTGGTGTCAGATGCTTTGACATTCGGTGGATTCTTAACTGGCCTTGGCTTTGTTAGACATTCTTATCCTTTTGTTTGGCCTATCGGGGAAGAAACCTTTGAACGACTTCCATTCTTAGATGGAATTTATCCTCTTTATTATGTAGCATTCATGACTTTTGTCTTGATTATTAGCTCTGTAACTATGGTGTTAGCTGTTGAAGCTGGTCATAGAATGAGTAGAAAAGGTGTTACAAGATGGTTACTCGCAACCATTATTGGTGGTATTATTTTCGTTGGCTCTCAAGCATGGGAATGGTCCCACTTTATACACGGAACTGAGTTTGGACGTGTTACTTTAAGTGATGGTGCAGAAGCTAATGTAAAAGGAGAATTTGGGGCTATCCAGAATTTCCAAGTTATTACAGCTGGAAAAAGCTATCAAAATGGTGAAATAATCACTAATGAGAATATCTCTAGAGCTGATAAAGATTTGATGCATGCATTTCAACACGCTGCAGAACACAGAAAATTAGCTGGAACTGCTAGTGGATTGACTATCACTTTACATGATGGTACTGTTGCTAAGGTTAATAAAGCCGCAGATACTGACCTTCAATTATTAATTAAGGTTCCTGGAAAAGATCACGCTATGTCTGTACCTGCAGATAAGAGCACTTGGTTAAATGAAAGCAACAATTCTGTTGACTTATATTATGAAGCACTTACTAATGGCCGTGTGGTTTATGGTGCAAATCTAAAAGGAAATGAATATGGACCACAAACGTATTCACAATTATTCTTCTTTATTACTGGATTCCATGGATTCCACGTTAGTATAGGTATTATTATTTTGATTATAATATTTATTAATGTCCTAAAAGGGACTTATGAAAGAAGAGGTCATTACGAAATGATAGAAAAAGGAGGTTTATACTGGCACTTTGTTGATTTAGTGTGGGTGTTTGTATTTACATTCTTCTACTTAATATAA
- a CDS encoding YceI family protein: MKTKWILMMFALTMLVVITNAQTIDKKSSVVNFKIKAMGMMNVEGTFTGFSGDVKFDSKNLSSSSIDVCINASSVNTGNTQRDNHIRSADFIDSEKYGKICFTSSSIKADGNNYIAEGKLTLHGVTKTVKIPLTYQNNTLKGTLEVKRLDYKVGESYGTFRAGEIIYLDINCVLNSQNLTRL; encoded by the coding sequence ATGAAAACAAAATGGATACTTATGATGTTTGCCTTAACAATGCTAGTTGTAATTACAAACGCTCAAACAATTGATAAAAAATCTTCTGTAGTTAATTTTAAAATTAAAGCTATGGGAATGATGAATGTAGAAGGAACATTCACAGGTTTTTCAGGAGATGTTAAATTTGACTCTAAGAACTTAAGCTCGTCTTCTATAGATGTTTGTATTAACGCAAGTAGTGTAAATACAGGAAATACTCAGAGAGATAATCACATACGATCTGCAGATTTTATAGATTCAGAAAAGTATGGAAAAATATGCTTCACCTCTTCATCTATTAAAGCCGATGGAAATAACTATATCGCAGAAGGGAAATTAACATTACATGGCGTAACAAAAACTGTAAAGATTCCTTTAACTTATCAGAATAATACCTTAAAAGGAACTTTGGAGGTAAAAAGATTAGATTACAAAGTAGGAGAAAGCTATGGTACATTCCGAGCTGGAGAAATTATTTACCTTGATATCAATTGTGTACTTAATTCACAAAACTTGACAAGATTATAA